One Nostocoides sp. HKS02 genomic window carries:
- a CDS encoding tyrosine-type recombinase/integrase, whose amino-acid sequence MSESTVLLPFQPASMSTAQLAAVSYLARYSGHTHGLYEYQLREWFSWCEVHGLDPLVAVQRAHVELYIRQLGDRGLMDSSVVTMMHGVRGFFRFAHIDGLIPSDPAVYARLPKVHRDESRTQGLDRLELIRFLQVAQTITVHHGALAFLLGINALRASEAAAVRIEDYAETLRGHRVLHLVGKGNKPATMPITVPVLRALEACRGERTSGQLIMRPLTGNPVDRRDVYRMVARVAKAAGIPRHISPHSLRHAAITTALDAGVPLRDAQILARHADPRTTEHYDRARGNLDRHGVHFLTAYVAGV is encoded by the coding sequence ATGTCGGAGTCAACAGTTCTCTTGCCCTTTCAGCCCGCATCGATGTCGACTGCGCAACTCGCTGCGGTGTCGTACCTGGCCCGTTACTCCGGGCACACCCACGGCTTGTACGAATACCAGCTCCGGGAGTGGTTTTCGTGGTGCGAGGTTCACGGCCTCGACCCGCTAGTGGCCGTCCAACGCGCACACGTGGAGTTGTACATTCGGCAGCTCGGTGACCGCGGGCTGATGGACTCCTCGGTGGTCACCATGATGCACGGCGTGCGGGGCTTCTTCCGGTTCGCACATATTGACGGCCTGATTCCGTCCGACCCAGCTGTCTACGCGAGGCTGCCGAAGGTGCACCGGGATGAGTCGCGCACTCAGGGACTGGACCGGCTCGAGCTGATCCGGTTCCTGCAGGTCGCGCAGACCATCACTGTTCACCACGGCGCGTTGGCGTTCCTGTTGGGCATCAATGCCCTCCGCGCCTCAGAGGCAGCGGCCGTCCGGATCGAGGACTACGCCGAGACTCTGCGCGGACATCGGGTGCTGCACCTGGTCGGTAAGGGCAACAAACCAGCCACCATGCCGATCACCGTTCCGGTGCTGCGCGCCCTGGAAGCCTGCCGCGGCGAGCGGACCAGCGGCCAGCTCATCATGCGCCCGCTCACGGGCAATCCCGTCGACCGGAGGGACGTCTACAGAATGGTCGCCCGGGTCGCGAAGGCTGCCGGCATCCCGCGACACATCAGCCCCCACTCGTTGCGCCACGCCGCGATCACCACCGCCCTGGACGCCGGTGTGCCGCTGCGCGATGCGCAGATATTGGCCCGTCACGCCGACCCAAGGACGACCGAGCACTACGACAGGGCTCGCGGCAACCTCGACCGCCATGGCGTCCACTTCCTGACGGCCTACGTGGCCGGAGTTTGA
- a CDS encoding nucleotide pyrophosphohydrolase: MPDPKVLAELRAFVSERDWSQFHSPENLAKSISIEAAELLECFQWNSDADQARLVEELADVLTYCYLMADRLEVDADRIVADKLQSSRSKYPADQARGKSTKYDRL, translated from the coding sequence ATGCCCGATCCCAAGGTGTTGGCCGAACTGCGCGCGTTCGTGAGCGAGCGCGATTGGAGCCAGTTCCACTCGCCAGAGAACCTCGCAAAGAGCATCTCGATCGAGGCCGCGGAGCTCTTGGAGTGCTTTCAATGGAACAGCGATGCCGACCAAGCCCGGCTCGTCGAGGAGCTGGCCGACGTTCTGACCTACTGCTACCTAATGGCGGACCGGCTCGAGGTTGACGCAGACAGGATTGTGGCGGACAAGCTGCAGAGCAGCCGCTCGAAGTACCCAGCTGACCAGGCCCGGGGGAAGTCCACGAAGTATGACCGGCTTTGA
- a CDS encoding DNA/RNA helicase domain-containing protein — MTGFEILEVDLAREPVRLWSGTDPRLRNWPVVYALDGSGQIYVGESLNVAMRLRQHLESANKAALGRARVVVDETFNKSVCLDLESFLIRLFAGDGRYTVINGNEGITDADYYRREVYRKTFAEVFNALRERGLFTQSITEIENSDLFKLSPFKALSEDQLGVVFDIVEGLFDDIDRSDASTIVIQGSPGTGKTIVAIFLIKLLCDIRDYDPAQPRAELSVFEEFFDEESSNMLAGFRVGLVVPQQSLRRSIQKVFDKTPGLNRGMVLSPFDVGKDPGRFDLLLVDEAHRLTQRASQGSGPRNKEYAEITKALVRH; from the coding sequence ATGACCGGCTTTGAGATCCTCGAGGTCGACCTGGCCCGCGAGCCAGTCCGGCTCTGGTCCGGCACCGACCCCCGCCTGAGGAACTGGCCCGTCGTCTACGCCCTTGACGGGTCCGGGCAGATCTACGTGGGGGAGTCCCTCAACGTCGCGATGCGGCTCCGCCAACACCTGGAGAGCGCGAACAAGGCTGCGCTCGGCCGGGCGCGCGTTGTCGTCGACGAGACGTTCAACAAGTCCGTTTGCCTTGACCTTGAGTCCTTCCTCATCCGCCTGTTCGCCGGTGACGGTCGGTATACCGTGATCAACGGCAACGAGGGCATCACGGACGCCGATTACTACCGGCGGGAGGTCTATCGCAAAACGTTCGCGGAGGTCTTCAACGCGCTGCGGGAGCGCGGGCTCTTCACCCAGAGCATTACCGAGATCGAGAACAGCGATCTGTTCAAGCTCTCACCGTTCAAGGCCTTGTCGGAGGATCAGCTCGGGGTGGTGTTCGACATCGTGGAGGGTCTGTTCGATGACATCGACCGGAGTGACGCCAGCACGATCGTAATCCAGGGGTCGCCGGGAACCGGCAAGACCATCGTCGCGATCTTCCTCATCAAGCTGCTGTGCGACATCCGTGACTACGACCCGGCCCAGCCAAGGGCCGAGCTGTCGGTGTTCGAGGAATTCTTCGACGAGGAGTCCTCGAACATGCTGGCGGGGTTTCGTGTGGGCCTCGTCGTTCCCCAACAGTCATTGCGCCGTTCCATTCAGAAAGTGTTCGACAAGACGCCGGGTCTCAACCGAGGGATGGTCCTCTCGCCGTTCGACGTCGGGAAGGATCCAGGTCGCTTTGACTTGCTGCTCGTGGACGAAGCCCACCGTCTGACCCAGCGCGCGAGTCAGGGCTCGGGGCCGCGCAACAAGGAGTACGCCGAGATCACGAAGGCGCTTGTTCGGCACTGA
- a CDS encoding DNA/RNA helicase domain-containing protein: protein MFGTDDKAKTQLDWIFAKSANQVFLLDRDQSVRPADIPAEIVDALVDGAHRAQRGYRLTAQHRVRAGTDYVGFVRGILAGVPMQPRDFGEYDLRFYDDFGEMRRDILKRDDEVGLARLVAGYAWEWVSKQDRGAYDIVIDSEHIQWNTRPVDWVNSKSSRDEMGSIHTIQGYDLNYAGVVIGRELRFDPSQGRIYFDRSQYYDRNGKANNKQLGLTYGDEKLLEYVRNIYAVLLTRGIQGTYVYVCDPDLRRYLRPFFGERRPSDP, encoded by the coding sequence TTGTTCGGCACTGATGACAAGGCCAAGACACAGCTGGATTGGATCTTTGCCAAGAGCGCCAACCAGGTCTTCCTCTTGGACCGCGACCAGAGCGTCAGGCCCGCGGACATCCCAGCTGAGATCGTCGACGCGCTTGTCGATGGAGCCCACCGCGCACAGCGAGGCTATCGCTTGACCGCCCAGCACCGAGTGCGAGCCGGCACCGACTACGTCGGTTTCGTGCGAGGCATTCTGGCAGGCGTGCCCATGCAGCCAAGAGACTTCGGCGAGTACGACCTGCGCTTTTACGACGACTTCGGCGAGATGCGGCGAGACATCTTGAAGCGCGACGACGAGGTTGGTCTTGCACGTCTTGTGGCGGGGTACGCGTGGGAATGGGTGAGCAAGCAGGACCGTGGCGCGTACGACATCGTGATCGACAGCGAGCACATCCAGTGGAACACCCGCCCGGTCGACTGGGTTAACTCCAAGTCATCCCGCGACGAGATGGGGTCGATTCACACGATCCAGGGTTACGACCTCAACTATGCAGGTGTTGTCATCGGCCGAGAGTTGCGCTTTGACCCCAGCCAGGGGCGGATCTACTTTGACCGCTCCCAGTACTACGACCGCAACGGCAAGGCCAACAACAAACAACTCGGGCTCACCTACGGCGACGAGAAGTTGCTCGAGTACGTCCGGAACATCTATGCCGTTCTCCTCACACGTGGCATCCAGGGCACCTACGTCTACGTCTGCGACCCTGACCTCCGCCGCTACTTGCGGCCGTTCTTCGGAGAACGACGCCCGAGCGATCCCTGA
- a CDS encoding ATP-dependent RecD-like DNA helicase, producing MADKRATFTRANLLAEAHRQLHGVRFATSADRITVAERTATLAAKRAVMLTPAEVLHAPEHLQRADGSSMLRPRNSEVYATQDLLDAEARLLAAGQATDAPLVTTSVAARLRRMVAPGKDHVLSAEQAHVVAAVVTSGRRLDVLVGAAGTGKSTTMAGVRAAWEAEHGPGSVVGLAPSAAAAGVLADAVGVPTENTAKWITENQRGTEREAKLRQYAARLAGGYPSPATRQLQLQARAELAAYRRCALRPGQLVIVDEASMAATQDLDQITAAATAAGAKVLLVGDWAQLSPVQAGGAFKLLADAAGLGVATLHDVFRFRHEWERDATLRLRVGDETVAEEYAAHGRLESGVRADMLDLLFEGWLTDQRAGRASLMVAADADTVVELNARARAWRVRAGHVAQDGVRCSDGTVVGMGDVVVTRLNMRALTTGRGWVKNGDDWVVTATGQYGSLRVTHRGGRATAVLPADYVREHLELGYASTAHRAQGRTVDTAHAYVTATTLRETLYVMASRGRESNLLYIDTAHEPDSATAHANPERVEPVEVLQKVIAASGAELAAHEVRHKEQMHTQRTRSRAAAISPGAWPSVSPGHQFSPHTCSR from the coding sequence GTGGCGGACAAGCGGGCCACGTTCACCCGGGCCAACCTGCTGGCCGAGGCGCACCGGCAATTGCACGGGGTCCGGTTCGCCACCTCCGCCGACCGCATCACCGTGGCGGAACGGACCGCCACCTTGGCAGCGAAACGGGCGGTCATGCTCACCCCGGCCGAGGTCCTGCACGCGCCCGAGCACCTGCAGCGCGCAGACGGGTCGAGCATGCTGCGGCCCCGCAACAGCGAGGTCTATGCCACCCAAGACCTCCTGGACGCCGAGGCTCGCCTGCTCGCCGCCGGACAGGCTACCGATGCCCCTTTAGTGACAACATCGGTCGCGGCCCGCCTGCGGCGGATGGTCGCGCCCGGCAAGGATCACGTGCTGTCAGCGGAGCAGGCCCACGTCGTCGCTGCCGTGGTCACCTCAGGTCGTCGCCTCGACGTGCTCGTCGGCGCTGCAGGCACGGGGAAGTCGACCACCATGGCGGGAGTGAGGGCCGCGTGGGAGGCCGAACATGGACCCGGGTCGGTGGTCGGTCTGGCGCCGTCCGCGGCCGCGGCGGGAGTACTCGCCGACGCCGTCGGCGTGCCCACTGAAAACACTGCCAAGTGGATTACCGAGAACCAGCGCGGTACGGAGCGGGAGGCCAAGTTGCGACAGTATGCCGCGCGCCTAGCCGGCGGGTATCCCTCCCCAGCGACCCGACAACTGCAACTGCAAGCACGGGCGGAGCTGGCGGCCTACCGGCGGTGCGCGCTGCGGCCCGGGCAGCTGGTCATTGTCGACGAAGCGTCCATGGCTGCCACCCAAGACCTGGACCAGATCACCGCCGCAGCCACCGCGGCGGGGGCGAAGGTGCTGCTCGTCGGAGACTGGGCGCAACTGTCGCCGGTGCAGGCCGGGGGCGCGTTCAAGCTGCTGGCGGACGCGGCCGGCCTGGGTGTCGCGACCCTACACGACGTGTTCCGGTTCCGACACGAGTGGGAACGCGACGCGACACTGCGGCTCCGCGTCGGCGACGAGACGGTCGCGGAGGAGTATGCCGCGCACGGCCGGCTCGAGTCCGGGGTGCGCGCGGACATGCTGGACCTGCTGTTCGAGGGATGGCTAACCGACCAGCGGGCCGGGCGGGCCTCGCTCATGGTCGCCGCAGACGCGGACACCGTCGTCGAGCTCAACGCCCGCGCGCGAGCCTGGCGTGTCCGAGCCGGGCACGTCGCGCAGGATGGGGTGCGATGCAGCGACGGGACCGTCGTCGGGATGGGCGACGTGGTCGTGACCCGGCTCAACATGCGCGCCCTGACCACTGGGCGCGGCTGGGTCAAGAACGGCGACGACTGGGTCGTCACCGCCACCGGACAGTATGGGTCACTACGTGTGACCCATCGCGGCGGGCGCGCCACCGCGGTGCTGCCAGCGGACTACGTCCGCGAGCACCTCGAGCTCGGGTACGCCTCCACCGCACACCGGGCGCAGGGGCGAACCGTGGACACCGCCCACGCGTACGTCACCGCGACCACGCTTCGCGAAACGCTATACGTAATGGCGTCCCGGGGGCGTGAGTCCAACCTGCTCTACATCGACACCGCCCACGAACCGGACTCGGCGACCGCGCATGCCAATCCCGAGAGAGTCGAGCCGGTCGAGGTCCTGCAGAAGGTCATCGCCGCGAGCGGTGCCGAGTTGGCAGCCCACGAAGTGCGCCACAAAGAGCAGATGCACACCCAACGAACCCGGAGTCGCGCGGCAGCGATATCGCCTGGCGCGTGGCCGTCTGTCTCACCGGGTCACCAGTTCTCGCCCCATACGTGCTCGAGATAG
- a CDS encoding type II toxin-antitoxin system RelE/ParE family toxin: MSLRVVFAPEAETQLGELYDYIASRATPEVAGRYVEELIDYCEGLAVFPTRGSARDDIRPGLRTTSYRKRTLIAFAVSGERLMVVGVFHGGRDYESALGLDD; encoded by the coding sequence GTGAGTCTGCGAGTCGTCTTCGCTCCCGAGGCCGAAACTCAGCTCGGCGAGCTGTATGACTACATCGCGAGCCGAGCCACGCCCGAGGTTGCCGGACGCTACGTCGAAGAGCTCATCGACTACTGCGAGGGCCTGGCGGTCTTCCCGACCAGAGGGTCCGCGCGAGACGACATCAGACCGGGCCTGCGCACGACGAGCTACAGGAAGCGCACGCTCATCGCGTTCGCCGTATCCGGGGAACGGCTGATGGTCGTCGGCGTCTTCCACGGTGGTCGTGACTACGAGTCAGCCCTGGGACTCGACGACTGA
- a CDS encoding type II toxin-antitoxin system ParD family antitoxin, protein MAILRCCCVDNGAAGALCDPVPHRVGLSPTPMQRRVMRTTRQLSITLPNEMADTLAERVRSGRYASESEVIRDGLRTLFARDAAVEAWLQDEVATAYDALVADPSRAITGRDLRERLSDRDTGR, encoded by the coding sequence ATGGCCATCCTTCGTTGCTGTTGTGTGGACAACGGCGCTGCGGGGGCACTATGCGACCCAGTCCCACATCGAGTAGGATTGAGTCCTACTCCGATGCAGAGGAGGGTCATGAGGACGACTCGACAACTGAGCATCACCCTTCCCAACGAGATGGCAGACACGTTGGCGGAACGCGTGCGCTCGGGTCGGTACGCCAGTGAGAGCGAAGTGATTCGGGACGGGCTGCGTACCCTCTTCGCCCGTGACGCTGCGGTGGAGGCGTGGCTCCAGGACGAGGTGGCCACGGCTTACGACGCCCTGGTAGCCGACCCGTCCCGTGCGATCACGGGCCGTGACCTGCGAGAGAGACTCTCGGACCGAGACACCGGCCGGTGA
- a CDS encoding AlpA family transcriptional regulator gives MNEEVDVHAPILLSPDEAAAWCHISVGTLNHLRYHGRFAPAIRIGKRCFWTPKDLLAWLESQKEPA, from the coding sequence ATGAACGAAGAGGTCGACGTCCACGCTCCGATCCTGCTCTCCCCGGATGAGGCGGCGGCGTGGTGCCACATCAGCGTGGGAACGCTGAATCACCTGCGATACCACGGGCGGTTCGCTCCGGCGATCAGGATCGGCAAACGCTGTTTCTGGACGCCGAAGGACCTGCTGGCGTGGTTGGAGTCGCAGAAGGAACCGGCGTGA